A DNA window from Hydra vulgaris chromosome 13, alternate assembly HydraT2T_AEP contains the following coding sequences:
- the LOC100208063 gene encoding probable gluconokinase isoform X2, translating into MSSSQVIILMGVSGCGKTTVGKALAEKLNIGFIDADDYHSVESVKKMLAGEPLVDKDREIWLSVLTDIIIRKMLEKSSFVLACSALKKKYRQQLKVSEDVRFIYLAGSKDVIRERMLLRKHLFMSPTLLDSQFACLEVPSEDECLTINVDLSVHDIVEIITQSHFTN; encoded by the exons atgagctCTTCACAAGTAATTATATTGATGGGAGTGTCTGGTTGTGGAAA gACAACAGTTGGAAAAGCTTTAGCAGAAAAA ttaaatattggTTTTATTGATGCTGATGACTATCATTCGGTggaatctgtaaaaaaaatgcttgctgGGGAACCTTTAGTTGACAAG gATCGTGAGATATGGTTAAGTGTTCTTACAGACATTATTATCAG aaAAATGCTGGAAAAATCTTCGTTTGTACTTGCTTGCTCTGCTCTCAAGAAAAAATACCGTCAACAACTGAAAGTATCTGAAGACGTTCGATTCATTTATCTCGCCGGTAGCAAAGACGTGATTAGAGAAAGAATGCTACTAAGGAAGCACTTATTTATGTCTCCTACGTTGCTTGATTCTCAATTTGCATGTTTAGAAGTGCCGTCTGAAGATGaatgtttaacaataaatgTAGATTTAAGTGTACACGATATTGTTGAAATTATAACTCAATCACATTTCACGAACTAA
- the LOC136089761 gene encoding uncharacterized protein LOC136089761 — MKYAFTLSTGVDAMMVIMLVCSPSPSPSEKVKTISNEIVQLQTDKIDHLVSSDSSAHQNESNPQNDSCSNDLEQHIVRSDLLTCGNDSTIEKDSHSTNPGKWGNFNKDGVNFWFNRGPQECQNHSGPFECSRRFYNTEFKTLYYSESTFYGKKQNYWKEVLKQLIPVILTLSEQAYLFRGTNEHFGVPDNGNYLGLLELLAQFDPLLKYHIATYADNGKGNPSNLSKTICEELNNIMGEKVRSHIMQEILVVLYFSISADSTPEIAHIYQLSIVVRYVSPKNGKPVERFLTFLIMKSRVGAVIAEQKLCPAAYSKCIKYPGANSDNKKITNV, encoded by the exons ATGAAATACGCGTTTACATTAAGCACTGGTGTTGATGCAATGATGGTGATTATGCT GGTCTGTTCCCCATCTCCATCACCCagtgaaaaagttaaaactattaGTAATGAAATT GTTCAATTACAAACAGATAAAATTGATCATTTAGTCAGCAGCGATTCTTCTGCTCATCAAAATGAATCAAACCCTCAGAATGATAGCTGTTCGAATGACCTTGAGCAACATATAGTTAGATCTGACCTTCTTACTTGCGGAAATGATTCTACTATTGAGAAAGACAGTCATTCAACCAATCCTGGAAAGTGGggcaattttaataaagatggcgttaatttttggtttaaccGTGGTCCACAAGAGTGTCAAAACCATTCTGGACCGTTTGAGTGTTCTCGTAGATTTTACAATACAGAATTCAAAACGCTGTATTATTCAGAAAGCACATTTTATGGGAAAAAA CAAAATTACTGGAAAGAAGTATTGAAACAGCTTATACCAGTCATTTTAACGTTATCAGAACAAGCTTATCTTTTTCGCGGAACAAACGAGCATTTTGGTGTTCCAGATAATGGGAATTATTTGGGTTTGCTAGAACTTTTGGCTCAGTTTGACCCATTATTGAAATATCATATTGCAACATATGCGGATAATGGTAAAGGAAATCCATCtaacttatcaaaaacaatATGCGAGGAGTTGAATAATATAATGGGAGAAAAAGTGCGATCTCACATTATGCAAGAGATTTTAGTCGTTCTCTATTTTAGTATTTCAGCGGATTCAACTCCAGAGATTGCTCACATTTACCAACTGAGTATAGTTGTTCGATATGTTTCGCCTAAGAACGGAAAGCCAGTCGAAcgatttttaacatttttaattatgaaaagtCGCGTCGGTGCGGTAATTGCAGaacag AAATTATGTCCAGCTGCATActcaaaatgtataaaatatccTGGTGCAAACAgcgataacaaaaaaattacaaatgtataa